In Massilia forsythiae, one DNA window encodes the following:
- the galE gene encoding UDP-glucose 4-epimerase GalE: protein MKILVTGGMGYIGSHTVVELQNAGHDVVAFDNLSNAAASVQERVQRISGKPFDFIEGDIRDRSALEAAFGAHKIDAVIHFAGLKAVGESVAQPLRYYDNNVYGSVALFETMAKAGCKTLVFSSSATVYGDPASVPIREDFPLSATNPYGRSKLMIEDILRDLIKAEPDWHIALLRYFNPVGAHESGLIGEEPNGIPNNLVPYIAQVANGQREKLSVYGGDYPTADGTGERDYIHVVDLALGHVKTLDKLAQGAGLVTYNLGTGNGNSVLEMVHAFEKACGKPIPYQIVDRRPGDIAKCYADPTRAREELGWSAERGIAQMCADSWRYQTTQK from the coding sequence ATGAAAATTCTGGTGACTGGCGGCATGGGATACATCGGTTCCCATACCGTGGTGGAACTGCAGAACGCGGGCCACGACGTGGTCGCGTTCGACAACTTGTCGAACGCCGCCGCCTCGGTGCAGGAGCGCGTGCAACGCATCAGCGGCAAGCCGTTCGACTTCATCGAAGGCGACATCCGCGACCGCAGCGCGCTGGAAGCGGCCTTCGGCGCCCACAAGATCGACGCCGTGATCCACTTCGCCGGCCTGAAGGCGGTCGGCGAATCGGTGGCGCAGCCGCTGCGCTACTACGACAACAACGTCTACGGCAGCGTGGCGCTGTTCGAGACCATGGCCAAGGCCGGCTGCAAGACGCTGGTGTTCTCGTCCTCGGCCACCGTGTACGGCGACCCGGCCTCGGTGCCGATCCGCGAGGATTTCCCGCTGTCGGCCACCAATCCCTACGGCCGCAGCAAGCTGATGATCGAGGACATCCTGCGCGACCTGATCAAGGCCGAGCCGGACTGGCACATCGCGCTGCTGCGCTACTTCAACCCGGTGGGCGCCCATGAAAGCGGCCTGATCGGCGAAGAGCCGAACGGCATCCCCAACAACCTGGTCCCGTACATCGCGCAGGTCGCCAACGGCCAGCGCGAAAAGCTGTCGGTCTACGGCGGCGACTACCCGACCGCGGACGGCACCGGCGAGCGCGACTACATCCACGTGGTCGACCTGGCGCTGGGCCACGTCAAGACCCTGGACAAGCTGGCGCAGGGCGCCGGCCTGGTCACCTACAACCTCGGCACCGGCAACGGCAACAGCGTGCTGGAAATGGTGCACGCCTTCGAAAAAGCGTGCGGCAAGCCGATTCCCTACCAGATCGTCGATCGCCGCCCCGGCGACATCGCCAAGTGCTATGCCGACCCGACCCGCGCCCGCGAGGAGCTCGGCTGGAGCGCCGAGCGCGGCATCGCCCAGATGTGCGCCGATTCCTGGCGCTACCAGACTACCCAAAAATGA
- a CDS encoding WecB/TagA/CpsF family glycosyltransferase, with protein MSARIEMMGCAIDNLSMEETLQKVETFIASGAPHQHVVVNVDKLVKASRDPELRRIINDCALVNVDGMPVVWAARLLGKPLKERVAGVDLFEALMARAAERGWRVFLLGAREEVVGAVAATYRRRHPNLALAGWRNGYWRGEQEEAEVAAQIRAARPDLLFVAISSPKKEQFLGRWQAEMRVPFAMGVGGTFDVAIGRVRRAPRWMQRAGLEWFYRFLQEPRRMFRRYFIDDMAFFWLLIKEAARR; from the coding sequence ATGAGCGCGCGCATCGAGATGATGGGCTGCGCCATCGACAACCTGTCGATGGAAGAGACGCTGCAAAAAGTGGAAACGTTCATCGCCAGCGGCGCGCCGCACCAGCACGTGGTGGTGAACGTCGACAAGCTGGTGAAGGCCAGCCGCGATCCGGAGCTGCGCCGCATCATCAACGACTGCGCGCTGGTGAACGTCGACGGCATGCCGGTGGTGTGGGCGGCGCGCCTGCTCGGCAAGCCGCTCAAGGAGCGCGTCGCCGGGGTCGACCTGTTCGAGGCGCTGATGGCGCGCGCCGCCGAGCGCGGCTGGCGCGTGTTCCTGCTGGGTGCGCGCGAGGAGGTGGTGGGCGCGGTGGCGGCCACCTACCGGCGCCGCCATCCGAACCTGGCGCTGGCCGGCTGGCGCAACGGCTACTGGCGCGGCGAGCAGGAAGAGGCCGAGGTGGCGGCGCAGATCCGCGCGGCCCGGCCCGACCTGCTGTTCGTCGCCATCAGCTCGCCCAAGAAGGAACAGTTCCTGGGCCGCTGGCAGGCCGAGATGCGGGTGCCGTTCGCGATGGGCGTGGGCGGCACCTTCGACGTGGCGATCGGGCGCGTGCGCCGGGCGCCGCGCTGGATGCAGCGCGCCGGCCTGGAGTGGTTCTACCGCTTCTTGCAGGAACCGCGGCGCATGTTCCGTCGCTATTTCATCGACGACATGGCCTTCTTCTGGCTGTTGATCAAGGAGGCGGCGCGGCGTTGA
- the wecB gene encoding non-hydrolyzing UDP-N-acetylglucosamine 2-epimerase: MLIHLIAGARPNFMKIAPIVRALRAQDALSYKIVHTGQHYDRDMNHVFFEELGIPPPDISLAGGGGTHAQQTARIMVGYEELCAAERPDAVLVVGDVNSTLACAIVAKKMNVPVAHVEAGLRSFDMRMPEEINRLVTDSIADWFFVTEPAALQHLRREGKPEKRIHYVGHVMVDNVLYQADRLADADRSGFETAAWKDAHGAAGRRYGVVTLHRPGNVDDAAAFARIGGALREVARELPLIFPLHPRTRAALEQAGIDLGPGVTLAGPQGYMAFLDLWKDAALVLTDSGGLQEETTALGVPCVTIRENTERPVTVDEGSNVLAGTDPAAIVGAARSVLRGEGKRGRRPHLWDGRAAERIVAVLVREMTGKVAQVPAADLPPAEAPSAETPPAEAPPAEAPPAEAPEAGAPA, from the coding sequence ATGCTGATCCATCTGATTGCAGGCGCGCGGCCCAACTTCATGAAGATCGCACCGATCGTGCGCGCGCTGCGGGCGCAGGATGCATTGTCGTACAAGATCGTCCATACCGGGCAGCACTACGACCGCGACATGAACCACGTGTTCTTCGAGGAGCTCGGCATTCCGCCGCCGGATATATCCCTGGCCGGGGGCGGCGGCACCCATGCCCAACAGACCGCGCGCATCATGGTCGGCTACGAGGAGTTGTGCGCCGCCGAACGCCCCGACGCCGTGCTGGTGGTGGGCGACGTGAATTCCACGCTGGCCTGCGCGATCGTCGCCAAGAAGATGAACGTCCCGGTCGCCCACGTCGAGGCCGGCCTGCGCAGCTTCGACATGCGCATGCCCGAGGAGATCAACCGCCTCGTCACCGACAGCATCGCGGACTGGTTCTTCGTGACCGAGCCGGCGGCGCTGCAGCACCTGCGGCGCGAAGGCAAGCCGGAGAAGCGCATCCATTACGTCGGCCATGTGATGGTCGACAACGTGCTGTACCAGGCCGACCGGCTGGCCGATGCGGACCGCTCCGGCTTCGAGACCGCCGCCTGGAAGGATGCCCATGGCGCGGCCGGCCGCCGCTACGGCGTGGTCACGCTGCACCGTCCGGGCAACGTCGACGACGCGGCCGCGTTCGCGCGCATCGGCGGCGCCCTGCGCGAGGTGGCGCGCGAACTGCCGCTGATCTTCCCGCTGCACCCGCGCACCCGCGCCGCCCTGGAACAGGCCGGCATCGACCTGGGCCCGGGCGTGACCCTGGCCGGTCCGCAGGGCTACATGGCCTTCCTCGACCTGTGGAAGGATGCCGCGCTGGTGCTGACCGACAGCGGCGGACTGCAGGAAGAGACCACCGCGCTGGGCGTGCCGTGCGTGACGATCCGCGAGAACACCGAGCGTCCGGTGACGGTCGACGAGGGATCGAACGTGCTGGCCGGCACCGATCCGGCGGCGATCGTGGGCGCGGCGCGCAGCGTCCTGCGCGGCGAGGGCAAGCGCGGGCGCCGGCCGCATTTGTGGGACGGCCGCGCGGCCGAGCGCATCGTGGCGGTGCTGGTGCGCGAGATGACCGGCAAGGTGGCGCAGGTGCCGGCGGCGGACTTGCCGCCAGCAGAAGCCCCGTCAGCAGAAACTCCGCCAGCAGAAGCCCCGCCAGCAGAAGCCCCGCCAGCAGAAGCGCCGGAGGCGGGAGCGCCGGCATGA
- a CDS encoding heparinase II/III family protein: protein MSEATGMVWLVNRLRCMSVAEVGYRIQQAAARGMAKRMPGRAAPPLPRPRFFNVNRDMTQVPVLTPAEREALLADADSICAGHVVLFAARRFDVGTPPVWNRDPDSGVVGPSIYAGDIAIGDREQVGDIKHVWELNRHLHLVRLAQAWAVTGDVAWLHALQRQLRSWLDQCPPLVGPNWTSSLELGIRLINWALVWQFIGGENSGLFAGEEGKRLQADWMASIHAHCSTIARHLSRHSSANNHLIGELAGLYVGASVWPCWKASGAWQEQARKELEHEVQAQFSRDGVNREQAFGYHVFSSECLFVAGLAGQAAGDPFSRAYWTGLQRGLRFLRSVRDVGGNVPMVGDADDGIAFRLDEAGSDRAAQLLALGDAVLRRVAPGHTGVRWLLHALPGRRPEADPHESDTGWAFPDGGYLLFGAHFGEADEIKGMVDCGPLGYLGIAAHGHADALALNLSLGGEECLVDPGTYSYWQDSKWRNYFRGTSAHNTVRIDGVDQSLSGGRFMWLKKAVAAIERMPQSPHEFDFRGSHDGYGRLSDPVRHMRSVRFDAATSTLVVRDEIAARKPHQVELFWHFAPGLSVRLDSSGLHVRGKRFALQMHVHGADLSLELVRANENPPLGWYSRNYESRQPCDVLKISTVSSAVPVECRFTIGFLQDPVQEDAPRPS from the coding sequence ATGAGCGAAGCGACTGGCATGGTCTGGCTGGTGAACCGATTGCGCTGCATGTCGGTGGCCGAAGTCGGCTACCGCATCCAGCAGGCGGCGGCCAGGGGAATGGCGAAGCGGATGCCCGGCCGGGCCGCGCCGCCGCTGCCGCGTCCGCGTTTCTTCAACGTCAACCGCGACATGACGCAGGTGCCGGTCCTGACCCCGGCCGAACGCGAGGCGCTGCTGGCCGACGCCGACAGCATCTGCGCCGGCCATGTGGTGCTGTTCGCCGCGCGCCGCTTCGACGTCGGCACGCCGCCGGTGTGGAACCGCGATCCGGACAGCGGCGTCGTCGGCCCGTCGATCTATGCCGGCGACATCGCCATCGGCGACCGCGAGCAGGTCGGCGACATCAAGCACGTGTGGGAACTGAACCGCCACCTGCACCTGGTGCGCCTGGCGCAGGCCTGGGCCGTGACGGGCGACGTGGCCTGGCTGCACGCGCTGCAGCGCCAGCTGCGCAGCTGGCTCGACCAGTGTCCGCCGCTGGTCGGCCCCAACTGGACCAGCTCGCTCGAACTGGGCATCCGCCTGATCAACTGGGCGCTGGTGTGGCAATTTATTGGCGGCGAGAACAGCGGCCTGTTCGCCGGCGAGGAGGGCAAGCGCCTGCAGGCCGACTGGATGGCCTCGATCCACGCCCACTGCAGCACCATCGCGCGCCACCTGTCGCGCCACTCGTCGGCCAACAACCACCTGATCGGCGAACTGGCCGGGCTGTACGTCGGCGCCTCGGTGTGGCCGTGCTGGAAGGCGTCCGGCGCCTGGCAGGAACAGGCGCGCAAGGAACTCGAGCACGAAGTGCAGGCCCAGTTCTCGCGCGACGGCGTGAACCGCGAACAGGCCTTCGGCTACCACGTGTTCTCGTCCGAATGCCTGTTCGTGGCCGGCCTGGCCGGGCAGGCGGCGGGCGATCCGTTCTCGCGCGCCTACTGGACCGGGCTGCAGCGCGGCCTGCGCTTCCTGCGCTCGGTGCGCGACGTCGGCGGCAACGTGCCGATGGTGGGCGACGCCGACGACGGCATCGCCTTCCGCCTGGACGAAGCCGGCAGCGACCGCGCCGCCCAGCTGCTGGCGCTGGGCGACGCCGTGCTGCGCCGCGTGGCGCCGGGCCACACCGGGGTGCGCTGGCTGCTGCACGCGCTGCCGGGCCGCCGTCCCGAGGCCGACCCGCACGAATCGGATACCGGCTGGGCCTTCCCGGACGGCGGCTACCTGCTGTTCGGCGCGCACTTCGGCGAGGCCGACGAGATCAAGGGCATGGTCGATTGCGGCCCGCTCGGCTACCTCGGCATCGCCGCCCACGGCCATGCCGATGCGCTGGCGCTGAACCTGTCGCTGGGCGGCGAGGAATGCCTGGTCGATCCCGGCACCTATTCCTATTGGCAGGACAGCAAGTGGCGCAATTACTTCCGCGGCACCTCGGCCCACAACACGGTGCGCATCGACGGTGTCGACCAGTCGCTGTCGGGCGGCCGCTTCATGTGGCTGAAAAAGGCGGTAGCGGCGATCGAGCGCATGCCGCAATCGCCGCACGAGTTCGACTTCCGCGGCTCGCACGACGGCTACGGCCGCCTGTCCGACCCGGTGCGCCACATGCGCAGCGTGCGCTTCGACGCCGCCACCTCGACGCTGGTGGTGCGCGACGAAATCGCCGCCAGGAAGCCGCACCAGGTCGAGCTGTTCTGGCACTTCGCGCCGGGCCTGAGCGTGCGCCTGGACAGTTCCGGCCTGCACGTGCGCGGCAAGCGCTTCGCCCTGCAGATGCACGTCCACGGCGCCGACCTCAGCCTGGAACTGGTGCGCGCCAACGAGAACCCGCCGCTCGGCTGGTATTCGCGCAATTACGAAAGCAGGCAGCCGTGCGACGTGCTCAAGATCAGCACCGTATCGTCCGCCGTGCCGGTCGAGTGCAGGTTTACAATCGGCTTCTTGCAGGATCCGGTACAGGAGGATGCGCCGAGGCCGTCATGA
- a CDS encoding glycosyltransferase family 4 protein, translating to MRAAPPRVLMAGTAPEGRGGVAAVVSVLRRHGLFERERVRYVATHADGGHAAKARYALAGLGRCAWLCLAQRPAVVHVHAASHASFARKAALLLVARLAGCRTVFHLHGGGFRRFATEEAGSLQRRWIRHTLERSSAVVTLSEGWAGFVREFAPAARTVVVPNPVALPAAPEPAPDPQRILFLGRIEAAKGVFELLAAGARLAPAFPALRLVFAGAGDEDALAALRRRAGELRMLGRIELPGWLGPGARDAELARAGLFCLPSHAEGLPMAMLEAMAAGRAVVASRVGAVPEALRDGDNGLLVAPGDVDALAAALASALGDAALRARLGRRARATVAAHYSTEVVCGRLSALYRELAGTRR from the coding sequence ATGAGGGCCGCACCGCCGCGCGTGCTGATGGCCGGCACGGCGCCGGAGGGGCGCGGCGGGGTGGCGGCGGTGGTGTCGGTGCTGCGCCGCCACGGCTTGTTCGAACGCGAACGGGTGCGCTACGTGGCGACCCACGCCGACGGCGGGCACGCCGCCAAGGCCAGGTACGCGCTGGCCGGCCTGGGCCGCTGCGCCTGGCTGTGCCTGGCGCAGCGCCCGGCCGTGGTGCACGTGCACGCCGCCTCGCATGCGAGCTTCGCGCGCAAGGCCGCGCTGCTGCTGGTGGCGCGCCTGGCCGGCTGCCGCACGGTGTTCCACCTGCACGGCGGCGGCTTTCGCCGTTTCGCCACCGAAGAGGCGGGCAGCCTGCAGCGGCGCTGGATCCGCCACACGCTGGAGCGCAGTTCGGCGGTGGTCACGCTGTCGGAAGGCTGGGCCGGATTCGTGCGCGAGTTCGCACCGGCGGCGCGCACGGTGGTGGTGCCGAATCCGGTGGCGCTGCCGGCGGCGCCGGAGCCGGCGCCGGACCCGCAGCGCATCCTGTTCCTGGGCCGTATCGAAGCCGCCAAGGGCGTGTTCGAGCTGCTGGCGGCGGGCGCGCGGCTGGCGCCGGCGTTTCCGGCGCTGCGCCTGGTGTTCGCCGGCGCCGGCGATGAAGACGCGCTGGCCGCGCTGCGCCGCCGCGCCGGCGAACTCCGCATGCTCGGCCGCATCGAGCTGCCGGGCTGGCTCGGCCCTGGCGCGCGCGATGCCGAACTGGCGCGCGCCGGCCTGTTCTGCCTGCCTTCCCATGCGGAAGGCTTGCCGATGGCGATGCTGGAGGCGATGGCGGCGGGCCGAGCGGTGGTGGCCAGCCGTGTCGGCGCGGTGCCGGAAGCGCTGCGCGACGGCGACAACGGCTTGCTGGTGGCGCCGGGCGACGTCGACGCGCTGGCGGCGGCGCTGGCAAGCGCGCTGGGCGACGCCGCCCTGCGCGCGCGCCTGGGACGGCGTGCACGCGCAACCGTCGCAGCGCATTATTCAACCGAGGTGGTGTGCGGACGGCTCTCCGCACTCTACCGTGAACTCGCAGGGACACGACGATGA
- a CDS encoding phenylacetate--CoA ligase family protein — MSMAAWGYALKHSLRSLARELLRNVWGRVFVYPRLAANERSAAALYAYRRRRAAAIGVALGGDGTRLAHLAPPAPGLLAKQEVRDHPQRLVRPRGPGSWLRTTIRTSGTSGSPLRIVQSIGTMVREEGFIYRQLRWIGWRHGQRRAWIRGDIVCPERPRDRRYWCRDWVGNLLMMSSYHLSNDTIGAYIDALERFDPVVIHAYPSSIAALAAWLEAAGRRYQGAALRGVMTSSETLEPAVRAAVERGFGVRVFDWYGQAERVAAIGTCEHGRYHVLTDYSDVALLGAGEGEADACELVGTTLNNAAMALVRYRTGDSVVPDHGAAPCPCGRVFPTVAAVLGRRERIVTLPDGRLVARLDRIFQGHERRLLEGQVVYRGNAEFVLRVVVADGFGEGDARALVDKFLLRVPGVEVSVERVDAIARGPNGKFEFVAIATGP; from the coding sequence ATGAGCATGGCGGCCTGGGGCTATGCGCTGAAACATTCGCTGCGTTCGCTGGCGCGCGAACTGCTGCGCAATGTCTGGGGGCGCGTGTTCGTATACCCGCGGCTGGCCGCCAACGAGCGCTCGGCGGCGGCGCTTTACGCCTACCGCCGCCGGCGCGCCGCCGCCATCGGCGTGGCGCTCGGCGGCGACGGCACCCGCCTGGCGCACCTGGCGCCGCCGGCGCCCGGCCTGCTCGCCAAGCAGGAAGTGCGCGACCACCCGCAGCGCCTGGTGCGCCCGCGCGGGCCCGGCTCCTGGCTGCGCACCACGATCCGCACCAGCGGCACCTCCGGTTCGCCCCTGCGCATCGTGCAATCGATCGGCACCATGGTGCGCGAGGAAGGATTCATTTACCGCCAACTGCGCTGGATCGGCTGGCGCCACGGCCAGCGCCGCGCCTGGATCCGCGGCGACATCGTCTGCCCCGAGCGCCCGCGCGACCGCCGCTACTGGTGCCGCGACTGGGTCGGCAACCTGCTCATGATGTCTTCGTATCACTTGTCGAACGACACCATCGGCGCCTACATCGATGCCCTGGAACGCTTCGATCCGGTCGTCATCCACGCCTATCCCTCGTCGATCGCGGCGCTGGCGGCCTGGCTGGAGGCGGCCGGGCGGCGCTACCAGGGCGCGGCGCTGCGCGGCGTGATGACGTCGTCCGAGACGCTCGAGCCGGCGGTGCGCGCCGCGGTCGAGCGCGGCTTCGGCGTGCGCGTGTTCGACTGGTACGGCCAGGCCGAGCGCGTGGCCGCGATCGGCACCTGCGAGCACGGGCGCTACCACGTGCTGACCGATTATTCGGACGTGGCGCTGCTCGGCGCCGGGGAGGGCGAGGCAGATGCGTGCGAACTGGTCGGCACCACGCTGAACAACGCCGCCATGGCGCTGGTGCGCTACCGCACCGGCGACAGCGTGGTGCCGGACCACGGCGCCGCGCCCTGTCCGTGCGGGCGTGTGTTCCCGACCGTGGCGGCGGTGCTGGGGCGGCGCGAGCGCATCGTCACGCTGCCGGACGGGCGCCTGGTCGCGCGCCTGGACCGCATTTTCCAGGGGCACGAGCGGCGCCTGCTCGAAGGCCAGGTGGTGTACCGCGGCAATGCCGAGTTCGTGCTGCGGGTGGTCGTCGCCGACGGTTTCGGCGAAGGCGATGCGCGCGCACTGGTCGACAAGTTCCTGTTGCGCGTGCCCGGCGTCGAGGTGTCGGTGGAGCGCGTGGACGCGATCGCGCGCGGGCCGAACGGCAAGTTCGAATTCGTTGCGATTGCAACAGGTCCGTGA
- a CDS encoding glycosyltransferase, which yields MNIVRDPLPPGRADLFTLFGKELPRHGIATELVGQGGLGEGGGVAARWPAGGMHVAGSLGHPLASVCAPLWDLVGLLRALQALRAAGGRRSGGRHPGGRHPGCIQVRDKIAGGLLGRVAAALLGVPFLYWMSFPIVEGFAVRRDDVGLRRHDVRGRLAWACHAGRAWASRLVFYRMVLPGARHVFVQSDAMADWLAARGIERARMTAVPMGVDLDLFDRAALAPAVDARLDGRRVLVYLGRIARSRRSGFLLDVVQELRAAMPDALLVIAGDAPSGDEMTWMRGEIAARGLERHVLLTGWLPQRAALGYALRAEVGLSPIPRGELFDVSSPTKLVEYMALGIPSVANDIPDQRQVIEQSGAGLCVPMEAGAFAAACLRLLGDRALAQRFARQGRDYVERRRSYASLGREVARVYRTVLGAHA from the coding sequence GTGAACATCGTGCGCGACCCGCTGCCGCCGGGCCGGGCCGACCTGTTCACTTTGTTCGGCAAGGAACTGCCGCGCCACGGCATCGCCACCGAACTGGTCGGGCAGGGTGGCTTGGGGGAGGGCGGCGGCGTGGCGGCGCGCTGGCCGGCCGGCGGCATGCACGTGGCCGGCTCGCTGGGCCATCCGCTGGCCAGCGTGTGCGCGCCGCTGTGGGACCTGGTCGGCCTGCTGCGCGCCCTGCAGGCCTTGCGTGCTGCCGGCGGCCGGCGCTCCGGTGGCCGGCACCCCGGTGGCCGGCACCCCGGCTGCATCCAGGTACGCGACAAGATCGCCGGCGGCCTGCTCGGCCGTGTTGCCGCGGCGCTGCTCGGGGTGCCCTTCCTGTACTGGATGTCGTTTCCCATCGTCGAGGGTTTCGCCGTGCGGCGCGATGACGTCGGGCTGCGCCGCCACGATGTGCGCGGCCGGCTGGCCTGGGCCTGCCACGCCGGGCGCGCCTGGGCATCGAGGCTGGTGTTCTACCGCATGGTGCTGCCGGGCGCGCGCCATGTGTTCGTCCAGAGCGACGCCATGGCCGACTGGCTGGCCGCCAGGGGCATCGAGCGGGCGCGCATGACGGCGGTGCCGATGGGCGTCGACCTCGACCTGTTCGACCGCGCTGCGCTGGCGCCGGCCGTCGATGCGCGCCTGGACGGGCGCCGCGTGCTGGTATACCTGGGCCGCATCGCCCGTTCGCGCCGCTCCGGTTTCCTGCTCGACGTGGTGCAGGAACTGCGCGCCGCCATGCCGGATGCCTTGCTGGTGATCGCCGGCGATGCGCCATCGGGCGACGAGATGACGTGGATGCGCGGCGAGATCGCGGCGCGCGGACTCGAACGGCACGTGCTGCTGACCGGCTGGCTGCCGCAGCGCGCCGCGCTCGGCTATGCGCTGCGGGCCGAGGTCGGACTCTCGCCGATCCCGCGCGGGGAACTGTTCGACGTTTCCTCGCCGACCAAGCTGGTCGAGTACATGGCGCTCGGCATTCCCAGCGTGGCCAACGACATTCCCGACCAGCGCCAGGTCATCGAGCAGAGCGGGGCCGGCCTGTGCGTGCCGATGGAGGCCGGCGCCTTCGCCGCGGCTTGTCTGCGCCTGCTCGGCGACCGCGCACTGGCGCAGCGCTTCGCACGGCAGGGCCGCGACTACGTGGAGCGGCGGCGCAGCTATGCCAGCCTGGGCCGCGAAGTCGCCCGGGTCTACCGCACCGTCCTGGGAGCGCACGCATGA
- a CDS encoding beta-1,6-N-acetylglucosaminyltransferase yields MKQVFLIQAHKDVGQLNLLVEQLCDEDFLIYVNLDRKCDIDPCTVHPAARQIAARIDVHWGTFSQVQAVLNSLAQIVAEVPVFDKVLFLSAQDFPLLSNAALKRELERLRGRELLDSVPIGAAPGQWPAEHRYQYFHHEHGSRALCLAGAAANRLLRAAGLTRRLPGALRPHGGSSWWALSRACVADLLERVRREPRLLRFFRSVSCPDEMFFQTLVMNSRFASQVVGSNFRYIQWPDHDARNPRILDEGDFERIAASTAHFCRKIESGASAVLVERLLALRHGTGGGAG; encoded by the coding sequence ATGAAACAGGTATTCCTGATCCAGGCCCACAAGGACGTCGGCCAGCTCAACCTGCTGGTCGAGCAGTTGTGCGACGAGGATTTCCTGATCTACGTCAATCTGGATCGCAAATGCGACATCGACCCATGTACGGTCCACCCTGCGGCGCGCCAGATCGCTGCGCGCATCGATGTGCACTGGGGCACCTTCAGCCAGGTGCAGGCGGTGCTGAATTCCCTGGCCCAGATCGTGGCCGAGGTGCCCGTGTTCGACAAGGTGCTGTTCCTCAGCGCCCAGGACTTTCCTCTGCTGTCGAACGCCGCCCTGAAACGCGAGCTGGAACGGCTGCGCGGCCGCGAGTTGCTCGACAGCGTGCCGATCGGCGCGGCGCCCGGACAATGGCCGGCCGAGCACCGCTACCAGTATTTTCACCACGAGCATGGATCGCGCGCGCTGTGTCTGGCCGGCGCTGCCGCCAACCGCCTGCTGCGCGCCGCCGGGCTCACGCGGCGCCTGCCGGGCGCGCTGCGGCCGCATGGGGGCTCGTCGTGGTGGGCGCTGTCGCGCGCCTGCGTTGCCGACCTGCTGGAGCGGGTGCGGCGCGAACCCCGTCTATTGCGTTTCTTCCGCAGCGTATCCTGTCCGGACGAGATGTTTTTCCAGACGCTGGTCATGAATTCGCGCTTCGCCAGCCAGGTGGTGGGAAGCAATTTCCGCTACATCCAGTGGCCCGACCACGATGCCCGCAATCCCAGGATCCTGGACGAAGGCGACTTCGAACGCATCGCCGCATCCACTGCGCACTTCTGCCGCAAGATCGAGAGCGGCGCCAGCGCCGTCCTGGTGGAACGCCTGCTGGCGCTGCGTCATGGCACAGGCGGCGGCGCAGGATAA